The Pseudomonas sp. Marseille-Q3773 DNA window AGGTAGTGAGCAGGAGCAGGCGAACGGTGTGCGGGTAGCGCTTTATGGCGGCGAGCATTGCCACGTCCTTGTTGTGCTGGTGTATGCCGGCCACAAGCATAAGCAATATCGCGAGGTGTAGGCGATCCCGGTAAGCGTGCCCCGAGTTGCCGATCAGATCCCCGGCGACAGGTGGAGCATTGACAGCCCGTCAGCTAAGGGGAATACTCTGGCAAAATTCATATATATGTTTATATAACAAGACGAGAGCGAGACCCATGCACCCATTGACCGGTGATGCTCGACTGCCCCGCTACCAACAACTGCGCGACCATATGGTCGCGCAGATTGCCAACAACCGCTGGCGCCCGGGCGAGGCGATCCCGACCGAAGCAGCCCTGGCCAACGAGTTCGACATGTCGGTCGGCACCGTGCGCAAGGCTGTCGATGTGCTGGTGGCCGAAGGCGTGCTGGAGCGCCAGCAGGGGCGCGGTACTTTCATCCGCCGCCCGCAGTTCCAGTCTTCGCTCTTCCGTTTCTTCCGCTTCGAAGCCGTCAATGGCGAACGCGTGGTGCCAGAAAGCCGCATCCTTTCCATCGAGCCGCTGGCCGCACCCTCGGCGGTTGCCGAAGCGCTGGGGCTGGCATTGGAAACCGAAGTGATCCGCATCGTCCGTACCCGTCTGCTCGGCGCCCAGCCGGTGCTGGCCGAAGAGATCTGGCTGCCGCGCCAGACCTTCCAGCCGCTGCTCGACGTTGACCTGAACAGCAAGGGCCCGCTGCTATACCCGATCTACGAAGAGCTGTGCGGGCAGCTGGTTGCCTACGCCGAAGAAACCCTGACCGCCGAGGCGGTGGACGCGGTGCATGGCCGCCTGCTGCAACTACCAGTCGATAGCCCGGTGGTGGTGATCGAGCGCCTGGCCCGTGACTACGCCGGCAAGCCATTGGAATGGCGCCGCTCGCGTGGGCATGCGCAGCATTTCCGCTACCGCATCGACATCCGCTAAGCCGGCCGCTTCACCCGGTTACCCCATCTGCGCCGCGCTGCCACGGCGCAGTAGCTTTGCCTGCGCGGTCGCCAGCGCTTGTGCACGCCCGGCCGTAACACACGCAACCAGAAGGATAACAATCATGTTCAGTTGGTATCGTCAGATCACCTCACGGGAGCGCAAGACATTCTGGGCCTGCTTCGGCGGCTGGTCGCTCGATGCGCTGGAAGTGCAGATGTTCGGCCTGGCCATTCCCGCGCTGATCGCCGCGTTCTCCCTGACCAAGGGCGACGCCGGCCTGATCAGCGGCCTGACCCTGGTGACTTCGGCAATCGGTGGCTGGCTGGGCGGTACCCTGTCCGACCGCTACGGCCGCGTGCGCACCTTGCAGTGGATGATTCTCTGGTTCTCGTCCTTCACCTTCCTCTCGGCGTTCGTCACCGGGTTCTACCCACTGCTGTTCGTCAAGGCCATGCAAGGCTTCGGCATCGGTGGCGAATGGGCTGCTGGCGCAGTGCTGATGGCTGAAACCATCAACCCGAAATACCGCGGCAAGGTCATGGGTACAGTACAAAGCGCCTGGGCCGTAGGTTGGGGGCTGGCGGTGGCGCTGTTCACGCTGATCTACTCGCTGGTGCCGCAGGAATTCGCCTGGCGGGTGATGTTCTTCGTCGGCCTGCTGCCGTCGCTGCTGATCATCTGGGTGCGCCGCAACGTGCCTGAGCCGGACAGCTTCCAGCGTTTGCAGAAAGAAAACGCCATCCCCACCAGCTTCTTCCGCTCCATGGCCGGTATCTTCCGCCCGGAACTGCTGCGCGTGACCCTGCTCGGCGGCTTGCTTGGCCTGGGTGCCCACGGTGGCTACCACGCGGTGATGACCTGGCTGCCGACCTTCCTCAAGACCGAGCGCAACCTTTCGGTGCTGAACTCCGGCGGCTACCTGGCAGTGATCATCGTGGCCTTCTGGTGTGGCTGCGTGGTCAGTGGCCTGCTGATCGACCGCATCGGCCGACGCAAGAACATCCTGCTGTTCGCCCTGTGCTGCGTGCTGACCGTGCAGGCTTACGTGTTCTTTCCGCTGAGCAACACGCAGATGCTGTTCCTCGGCTTCCCGCTGGGTTTCTTCGCCGCCGGCATCCCGGCCAGCCTGGGCGCGTTCTTCAACGAGCTTTACCCGGCTGAAGTGCGCGGTGCCGGGGTGGGCTTCTGCTACAACTTCGGCCGCGTGCTGTCGGCGGTGTTCCCGTTCCTGGTCGGCCACATGAGCGAGTCGATGTCACTGGGCAGTGCCATCGGCATCGACGCCGGTATCGCCTATGGCGTGGCCGTGATCGCCGCGCTGTGTCTGCCGGAAACCCGTGGTCGCAACCTCGAATCCAAACCCGCTCCGGAAATGGCCGGCGCGGTCGCCAAGTAACCTGACATTGTCTATATGAGAACCATGCCCGACGCTTCTGCTGCATACCTCACCGCCATCGACAGCCACGCCCATGTCTTCAGCCGCTGGCTGAACCTTGCCAGCGAGCGGCGCTACGCGCCCAGCTACGATGCGCCGCTGGGTGACTACCTGAGCCAGTTGCAGGTTCATGGTTTCAGCCATGGCGTGCTGGTGCAACCCAGCTTCCTCGGGACTGACAACCGCTATCTGCTCAGTGCCCTGCAAACCGTGCCGGGGCAGCTGCGCGGGGTGGTGATGCTGGAGCGTGACGTCGAGCGTGAGAGCCTGGATGAAATGGCCCGCCTGGGGGTGCGTGGTGTACGCCTGAACCTCATGGGCCAGACGCTGCCTGACTTGACCGACGCCGGATGGCGGCCATTGCTCGAGCGCATTGGCGAGCAGGGCTGGCATCTGGAGCTGCACCGGCAGATAGCCGATATACCGGCGTTGGTGCGGGCGCTGCAGCCTTATGGCCTGGACATCGTGATCGACCACTTCGGCCGGCCCGATGCCCGCCGTGGGCTGGGGCAACCTGGATTTGCCGAACTGCTGGCCCTGGGAGGGCAGGGCAAGGTGTGGGTGAAGGTTTCGGGCATCTATCGGCTGGAAGGCTCGGCCGAGGAAAATCTGGCGTTTGCCCGTTCGGCACTGTGTGCGCTGGAGGCGCATTATGGTGCGCAGCGCTTGATGTGGGGCAGTGACTGGCCGCATACCCAGCATGAGTCGGCGGTAAGTTTCGGTACTGCTGTCGAACAGTTCGAGGCCTTGGTCTGCTCGGCGGAATTGCGTCGAGCCCTGTTGGGGAATACCGCGCGGGCTTTGTTTGGTTTCGATTAAGCGGTTGACTGCTACCTCTCGAGCAGTACGGTCCGCGCAGGAGCGGCCTTTTCGCGACACCAGGCCGTTCCTGCAAAAAACCTGCAGCGATTCGCAGCTTACAGCCTGAAGTGGCTGATCATCTGCTGTAACTGGCCACCCAGGCGCGCCAGTTCCACGCTGGACGCCGATGTCTGCTGGCTCGCCTCCGCCGTCTGCTCGGAGATATCCCGCACCCTGACCACACTCCGGCTGATTCCTTCAGCCACCGCACTCTGCTGCGCTGAAGCTGCGGCAATCTGCTGGTTCATCGCCTGGATCCCGGAAACCCGTTGGGTAATTCCTTCCAGCGCCTGCCCCGCCTCGCGCACCAGCGCAACACTGCTTGCAGTCAAGCTCTGGCTTTCTTCCATCAATTCGCTGACCGAACGCGTGCCTTGTTCCAGGCTGCCGATCGCCTGCTCGATCTCCTCGGTAGACGCCTGGGTGCGCTGGGCCAGGCTGCGCACCTCATCTGCCACCACGGCAAAGCCACGCCCGGCTTCACCCGCCCGGGCCGCCTCGATGGCAGCATTCAGCGCCAGCAGGTTGGTCTGCTCGGCCACCGCCTTGATCACATCCATGACCTTGCCGATACGCTGGCTTTCGCTGCGCAGCGCATTCATCGCCTCACCGGTGGCGCCTACCTGGTTGGCCAA harbors:
- a CDS encoding MFS transporter — encoded protein: MFSWYRQITSRERKTFWACFGGWSLDALEVQMFGLAIPALIAAFSLTKGDAGLISGLTLVTSAIGGWLGGTLSDRYGRVRTLQWMILWFSSFTFLSAFVTGFYPLLFVKAMQGFGIGGEWAAGAVLMAETINPKYRGKVMGTVQSAWAVGWGLAVALFTLIYSLVPQEFAWRVMFFVGLLPSLLIIWVRRNVPEPDSFQRLQKENAIPTSFFRSMAGIFRPELLRVTLLGGLLGLGAHGGYHAVMTWLPTFLKTERNLSVLNSGGYLAVIIVAFWCGCVVSGLLIDRIGRRKNILLFALCCVLTVQAYVFFPLSNTQMLFLGFPLGFFAAGIPASLGAFFNELYPAEVRGAGVGFCYNFGRVLSAVFPFLVGHMSESMSLGSAIGIDAGIAYGVAVIAALCLPETRGRNLESKPAPEMAGAVAK
- a CDS encoding amidohydrolase family protein; this translates as MPDASAAYLTAIDSHAHVFSRWLNLASERRYAPSYDAPLGDYLSQLQVHGFSHGVLVQPSFLGTDNRYLLSALQTVPGQLRGVVMLERDVERESLDEMARLGVRGVRLNLMGQTLPDLTDAGWRPLLERIGEQGWHLELHRQIADIPALVRALQPYGLDIVIDHFGRPDARRGLGQPGFAELLALGGQGKVWVKVSGIYRLEGSAEENLAFARSALCALEAHYGAQRLMWGSDWPHTQHESAVSFGTAVEQFEALVCSAELRRALLGNTARALFGFD
- a CDS encoding GntR family transcriptional regulator; translation: MHPLTGDARLPRYQQLRDHMVAQIANNRWRPGEAIPTEAALANEFDMSVGTVRKAVDVLVAEGVLERQQGRGTFIRRPQFQSSLFRFFRFEAVNGERVVPESRILSIEPLAAPSAVAEALGLALETEVIRIVRTRLLGAQPVLAEEIWLPRQTFQPLLDVDLNSKGPLLYPIYEELCGQLVAYAEETLTAEAVDAVHGRLLQLPVDSPVVVIERLARDYAGKPLEWRRSRGHAQHFRYRIDIR